From Saccharomyces kudriavzevii IFO 1802 strain IFO1802 genome assembly, chromosome: 13, a single genomic window includes:
- the RPS1B gene encoding 40S ribosomal protein eS1 (similar to Saccharomyces cerevisiae RPS1A (YLR441C) and RPS1B (YML063W); ancestral locus Anc_4.325), which produces MAVGKNKRLSRGKKGLKKKVVDPFTRKEWFDIKAPSTFENRNVGKTLVNKSTGLKSASDALKGRVVEVCLADLQGSEDHSFRKVKLRVDEVQGKNLLTNFHGMDFTTDKLRSMVRKWQTLIETNVTVKTSDDYVLRIFAIAFTRKQANQVKRHSYAQSSHIRAIRKVISEILTKEVQNSTLAQLTSKLIPEVINKEIENATKDIFPLQNIHVRKVKLLKQPKFDVGALMALHGEGSGEEKGKKVSGFKDEVLETV; this is translated from the coding sequence ATGGCTGTTGGTAAGAATAAGAGACTATCCAGAGGTAAGAAGggtttgaagaagaaggtcGTCGACCCATTTACCAGAAAGGAATGGTTCGATATTAAAGCCCCATccacttttgaaaacagaaaTGTTGGTAAGACTTTAGTTAACAAGTCCACTGGTTTAAAGAGTGCTTCCGATGCCTTGAAAGGTAGAGTTGTCGAAGTTTGTTTGGCCGACTTACAAGGTTCTGAGGATCATTCTTTCAGAAAAGTCAAGTTGAGAGTTGATGAAGTTCAAGGTAAGAACTTGTTAACCAACTTCCACGGTATGGACTTCACCACCGACAAATTGAGATCCATGGTCAGAAAATGGCAAACTTTGATCGAAACTAACGTGACCGTTAAGACCTCCGATGATTACGTTTTGAGAATCTTTGCTATTGCCTTCACCAGAAAGCAGGCTAACCAAGTTAAGAGACACTCTTACGCTCAATCTTCTCACATCAGAGCTATCAGAAAGGTCATTTCCGAAATCTTGACCAAAGAAGTCCAAAACTCTACTTTGGCCCAATTGACTTCCAAGTTGATTCCAGAAGTTATTAACAAGGAGATTGAAAACGCTACCAAGGATATCTTCCCACTACAAAACATCCACGTCAGAAAGGTCAAGTTGTTGAAACAACCAAAGTTCGATGTTGGTGCTTTGATGGCTTTGCATGGTGAAGGTTCCGGTGAAGAGAAGGGTAAGAAGGTTTCTGGTTTCAAGGATGAAGTCTTGGAAACTGtgtaa
- the TEM1 gene encoding Ras family GTPase TEM1 (similar to Saccharomyces cerevisiae TEM1 (YML064C); ancestral locus Anc_4.326), with amino-acid sequence MTTPITGGSTSIPAVRNQVEVQVGLVGDAQVGKTSLMVKYVQNIYDKEYTQTLGVNFLKRKVSIRSTDIIFSIMDLGGQREFINMLPIATVGSSVIIFLFDLTRPETLSSIKEWYRQAYGLNDSAIPILVGTKYDLLIDLDPEYQEQISGTSMKYAQVMNAPLIFCSTAKSINIQKIFKIALAKIFNLTLTIPEINEIGDPLLIYKHLGSQQRRRQSKSQDRKNHTVKKPSSSPSSKPPSPGVNI; translated from the coding sequence ATGACTACACCGATCACCGGAGGGAGCACTTCTATACCGGCGGTACGAAATCAGGTAGAAGTTCAGGTTGGATTAGTAGGGGATGCACAGGTCGGGAAAACTTCGTTGATGGTGAAATATGTGCAGAATATATACGATAAGGAGTACACACAGACGCTTGGagtgaattttttgaaaagaaaagtcaGTATACGCTCCACGgatattatattttccatAATGGATTTAGGAGGACAGAGAGAGTTCATTAATATGCTTCCAATTGCGACCGTGGGTTCCTCGGTGATCATCTTTTTATTTGACCTGACACGCCCAGAGACGTTGAGTTCAATAAAGGAGTGGTATAGACAGGCGTATGGGCTGAATGATTCGGCAATTCCTATCCTGGTGGGCACGAAGTACGATTTACTAATAGATTTAGACCCAGAATACCAAGAACAAATCTCGGGAACGAGTATGAAATACGCACAGGTCATGAATGCGCCATTAATATTTTGTTCTACGGCCAAGTCTATaaacattcaaaaaattttcaaaattgcaTTGGCCAAGATCTTCAATTTAACGCTGACAATCCCAGAAATCAATGAGATCGGCGATCCGCTTTTGATATATAAGCATTTGGGCAGTCAGCAACGTCGACGTCAGAGTAAGAGCCAGgatagaaaaaatcatacTGTCAAGAAGCCCTCTTCGTCGCCTTCATCGAAGCCACCTTCGCCCGGTGTTAACATATGA
- the MFT1 gene encoding Mft1p (similar to Saccharomyces cerevisiae MFT1 (YML062C); ancestral locus Anc_4.324), with protein sequence MTLSEKQIDQVRTKVHYSEVDTPFNKYLDILGKVTKLTESIINGNLSNDDSKTEALTVQNVSQMKESIQLRFLDLQSSIDTRKAADENWETCQQETLVKLGNLGSKLPIIKGIHSKLLLRIGKLQGLYDSVQVINREVEGLSEGRTSLVVTRSEWEKELGSDLVDFLIEKNYLKLVDSGLKKNTTEERYRVYDDFSKGPKELESINISMKCDIEKVRQEVSSYKDKWLRDAEIFGKITSIFKEELLKRDGLPAEGEGENNDDDYVSDEDEERKERFKRQRSMVEMDRIQSMDEKEESVHEYVDQEEEENEEAENEEEENEEEDDMEMNIEETKEDTEAGGESGQQEENDETRKGTEDFMQEQDATGETTERDVYQSAEKHGGSASDYSASSSAEEVK encoded by the coding sequence ATGACCCTGTCtgaaaaacaaatagaTCAAGTTAGGACTAAAGTTCATTACAGTGAAGTAGACACCCCTTTCAACAAATATTTAGACATCCTAGGGAAAGTAACTAAGTTGACAGAAAGCATTATAAATGGTAATCTATCCAATGATGATAGTAAGACTGAGGCATTGACTGTGCAAAACGTTTCACAAATGAAGGAAAGTATACAGCTTCGATTTTTAGATCTTCAATCCTCAATTGACACAAGAAAAGCAGCAGATGAAAATTGGGAAACATGTCAACAAGAGACATTGGTTAAATTGGGAAATTTGGGAAGTAAACTGCCTATTATAAAAGGCATCCATAGCAAACTGCTTCTACGCATCGGGAAACTGCAGGGCCTTTATGATTCCGTCCAAGTAATCAACAGAGAGGTAGAAGGCTTATCAGAGGGACGTACAAGTCTTGTGGTAACACGTTCGGAATGGGAGAAAGAACTTGGCAGTGACCTGGTCGACTTTTTAATcgaaaaaaactatttGAAACTGGTTGATTCAGgcctgaaaaaaaataccacaGAGGAGAGATATCGCGTTTACGATGACTTCTCTAAAGGCCCAAAAGAATTAGAAAGTATTAATATATCAATGAAATGCGATATAGAAAAAGTAAGGCAGGAAGTGTCGTCTTATAAAGACAAGTGGCTGAGAGATGCAGAAATATTCGGCAAAATAACGTCAATTTTCAAGGAAGAACTCTTAAAAAGAGATGGCCTGCCCGCTGAGGGAGAAGGggaaaataatgatgatgactaTGTCTcagatgaggatgaagagAGAAAAGAGAGGTTTAAGAGACAAAGATCAATGGTGGAGATGGACAGGATACAGTCTAtggatgaaaaagaagaaagcgTTCATGAATATGTTGATcaggaagaggaagaaaatgaagaggcagaaaatgaagaggaagaaaatgaagaggaagatgatatGGAGATGAATATTGAGGAAACAAAAGAGGATACCGAAGCTGGCGGAGAAAGTGGCcagcaagaagaaaatgatgaaacgAGAAAAGGGACCGAAGACTTTATGCAAGAGCAGGATGCAACTGGCGAGACAACGGAGAGAGATGTTTACCAGTCAGCCGAGAAACATGGCGGCAGTGCCAGTGATTATAGTGCGTCATCCTCTGCTGAAGAAGTGAAATGA